The genomic window AATATTATTAAACCAGATCCTGCCTTCTATCAAAAGTATAAACTAATTTCAAAATTGAAAAAATTAAAGTTGAAAGTGATTGGCTATAAAAGTATTGAGGTTGTTGCTGAGGTGAAGAAATAATGTATAAGTTTTACAGTGATGTAGATAAAGCCTTATCGCTTGTGCCAAAAGATTTTATTTATGGTAAAAAGATCCTTATAATTGGTAATTATGGAGATGGAAATTTAGGAGATGAAGCAATGCTTAAAGTTTTGTACAATTATTTAATTAGTAATGGAGTAAATTTAATATATGTAATAACAAAAAATCCAGCTTTTTATCAGAGATATATAAAAAATTCGAGGTTTCAACCAGTATTAGCTACTAATCTATTAGCTGTCTTAAAAGCTTTTTTAGTTTGTGATACAATAATAATAGGAGGGGGATCTATATATTCTAGATACAGTGGGTTGGGTGTTTATATAGCAAGTTTACTATCAATATTTATAAGGTTACTTCTCAACAAAAAAATATTGATACTTGGCATAGGATTTTCTAGTTCTACTCCTTTATTATTGAAGTTTATATGTAAATACTTGTTTAAAATTTGTAACTTCATTTATGTAAGGGATAGTATATCGTTTAAAAATATAAGAAATTTAGGAATCAAAAAGAAAATAATTGTTTCTAAGGATTTAGTTTTTTCATCTTTTATTCAACCTTTTGATAAAAAGTTAGGAAAAAAAATATTGGAGAAAGAAGGTATAAAGATTGATAAAGGAAAAAGACTAGTAGGGTTAGCACTAAATTTTTCAGGTAAAAAAGAAAAAGATGAGAAAATAATAGCTATTTTTAAAGAAATCATACCTTGGTTGATAGACAAATATAATGCAGAAATTCTATTTTTTACTTTTTGTCCAGCATTTGTTAGTAAGATTTCTGACACATTCTTATTTAAAAAAATATATGGGGAATTAGGTAATAAATATAAAAAGAAGTGTCATATCTTGAGTTACTATTTACCTGAAGAGGTTATGTCGATATTTATGAATTTGGATTTAGTAATCGGTAGTAGATTTCATTCTATGGTATTTGCGTACAAAGTAGGAACTCCTTTTGTTGGGATAAGCTATGAAGAGAAGTGTTCAGCTTTTTTATCAGAGATTAGAAAACCACTCATAAATATCGAAAGTTTAGACGCTAAAACTTTAAAAGGTGAAATTAGTAGAATACTCGGGGGATTAAAATATGAAAGGACTAAATAATATTTTAAGGATGTGCGTTACTCTTTTTAAAAAAAAGGAGTTAAAGGAGTTTTTAGTAGTTTTTTTAGTTTTCATGATACTATTTTTGGTGCCTACTTTTAAACTTTTCATTAAAGATGGTTACATAATTTTGTCGGAACATTTAGAGGCTATATCCTACGAAAAATTTGAGTCAATCTTTAAATATAGTTGGGATTATCAAATAGGAATTTTTCCATTTGCGGAATTTCCAAAGTATTATCTATATAGTTTGTTAGTATTTATTGGAAAATCTATTCATTTAAACTTTAAATACTTTGAAATTCTTTTGCTAGGCCTACAGTTTCCTCTTGGATTTATTTCAGCATATATATTAAATAGATATATCGTTAGAAAAATATTAAACATTCAGATAAACTCGTTAGAAATTTTAATGCTTATTGTAGCGTCTCTTATATATGTAATAAACCCTTGGGTAGCATCGTATCAACACAACATAAGTTTAAAATTTC from Methanocaldococcus villosus KIN24-T80 includes these protein-coding regions:
- a CDS encoding polysaccharide pyruvyl transferase family protein; translation: MYKFYSDVDKALSLVPKDFIYGKKILIIGNYGDGNLGDEAMLKVLYNYLISNGVNLIYVITKNPAFYQRYIKNSRFQPVLATNLLAVLKAFLVCDTIIIGGGSIYSRYSGLGVYIASLLSIFIRLLLNKKILILGIGFSSSTPLLLKFICKYLFKICNFIYVRDSISFKNIRNLGIKKKIIVSKDLVFSSFIQPFDKKLGKKILEKEGIKIDKGKRLVGLALNFSGKKEKDEKIIAIFKEIIPWLIDKYNAEILFFTFCPAFVSKISDTFLFKKIYGELGNKYKKKCHILSYYLPEEVMSIFMNLDLVIGSRFHSMVFAYKVGTPFVGISYEEKCSAFLSEIRKPLINIESLDAKTLKGEISRILGGLKYERTK